A genomic region of Hydrogenovibrio crunogenus contains the following coding sequences:
- a CDS encoding BCCT family transporter has product MSVSKNALKSTLLLPVFIPAVAVIFLMIIGTLSNPELAGEFFADVLSSITKNFGWFYMLAVAIFLIFIFSIAISPWGKIKLGPDHIEADYTFTAWFAMLFSAGYGIALLFFGVAEPVLHYASPPEGTGETVSAAKQAMQIAFFHWGFHIWAIYGLVGLTLAYFAFRHNLPLSMRSTLFPLIGDRIYGPIGHTVDTFAILGTVFGLATTLGLSVTQINAGVHYLIPSIPISTTVQILALAIITGLAIFSVIAGMDKGIKRLSLLNITLAVALMVFVFLAGPSVFILETFLQNTGSYLSNIVERTFNLQAYSSSDWIGHWTLFIFGWTIAWAPFVGLFIAKISRGRTIRQFVFGVMFVPTLFTFFWFSVFGDTALHMIMQEGYHTFIQAVQNDHAVALFKLFEHLPLSGILSTLAVILIITFFVTSADSGALVIDSLASGGSLNSPVWQRVFWAALLGTVAAVLLLAGGLKALQTASIVSALPFAVIMLIATVGMWRALVIETHREVSLKSAMRNSGKTLAHQGANWKDRLAKLVQYPDEAEVSSFIKKVAYESMKTVKVELKRRGWESKVYFDDSPVRTRIEVIKSEQMAFIYEVRLCEFVIPGFAFPERETEVGNEEHYYRAEVFLRDGRESYDVYGYSRHNMITDILDHFERYLHKLHHSSELLPWDIEQHEQQLQPNQNLADKSNI; this is encoded by the coding sequence ATGTCCGTTTCCAAAAACGCTTTAAAATCGACTTTATTACTGCCCGTTTTTATCCCTGCAGTGGCCGTCATATTCTTAATGATTATTGGAACGTTAAGTAATCCGGAACTTGCCGGCGAATTCTTTGCTGATGTCTTATCCAGCATCACAAAAAACTTTGGCTGGTTTTATATGTTGGCGGTGGCGATTTTTCTGATTTTTATCTTTTCCATCGCAATTTCGCCATGGGGGAAAATTAAACTGGGACCCGACCACATTGAAGCGGACTATACCTTTACGGCCTGGTTTGCCATGCTGTTTTCAGCGGGCTACGGAATTGCGCTATTGTTTTTTGGGGTCGCGGAACCGGTTTTACATTACGCCTCGCCACCGGAAGGAACAGGAGAAACTGTCTCTGCAGCCAAACAAGCGATGCAAATCGCCTTTTTCCACTGGGGCTTCCATATCTGGGCCATTTATGGTCTAGTCGGACTGACTTTGGCGTACTTTGCTTTCCGTCATAATTTACCCTTATCCATGCGCTCCACTTTATTCCCATTAATTGGCGACCGTATCTATGGCCCGATTGGACATACAGTCGATACCTTTGCCATCTTGGGAACCGTGTTTGGGTTGGCGACAACCTTGGGGTTATCCGTTACTCAAATCAACGCAGGGGTTCATTACCTGATCCCATCCATTCCGATCTCAACCACGGTACAAATCTTAGCGCTGGCCATCATTACAGGCCTGGCAATTTTTTCAGTGATTGCTGGAATGGACAAAGGGATCAAAAGATTGTCTTTGTTAAATATTACTTTAGCTGTCGCCTTAATGGTGTTTGTTTTCCTCGCAGGGCCATCCGTTTTCATTTTAGAAACTTTCCTACAAAATACGGGAAGTTATCTCAGCAATATCGTTGAACGAACCTTTAACTTACAAGCCTACTCTTCAAGCGACTGGATTGGGCACTGGACCCTCTTTATCTTTGGTTGGACAATCGCCTGGGCGCCTTTTGTAGGACTCTTTATTGCTAAAATCAGTCGAGGTCGCACCATTCGCCAGTTTGTCTTTGGCGTGATGTTTGTGCCAACGTTATTTACCTTTTTCTGGTTCTCAGTATTTGGCGACACGGCATTGCATATGATTATGCAAGAAGGCTACCATACCTTTATTCAAGCCGTGCAAAACGACCATGCCGTTGCCTTATTCAAACTTTTTGAGCACCTCCCTCTTAGTGGGATCCTTTCAACATTAGCAGTGATTTTAATAATCACGTTCTTTGTCACGTCGGCTGACTCAGGCGCTCTAGTCATCGACTCACTAGCTTCTGGTGGAAGCCTTAACTCGCCGGTTTGGCAAAGAGTCTTCTGGGCCGCATTACTGGGTACCGTTGCTGCAGTGCTTTTATTAGCAGGCGGTCTCAAAGCTCTTCAAACCGCTTCGATCGTCAGCGCCCTCCCTTTTGCCGTTATTATGTTGATTGCGACCGTTGGGATGTGGCGAGCACTGGTGATTGAAACCCACCGTGAAGTGAGTTTAAAAAGTGCCATGCGTAACAGTGGTAAAACATTGGCGCATCAAGGAGCAAACTGGAAAGATCGTCTGGCAAAACTCGTTCAGTACCCTGACGAAGCAGAAGTATCCAGCTTTATTAAAAAAGTGGCTTATGAAAGTATGAAAACCGTTAAAGTCGAATTGAAACGACGCGGGTGGGAGTCTAAAGTCTACTTTGATGACTCGCCGGTCAGAACTCGAATTGAAGTCATTAAATCTGAACAAATGGCATTTATTTATGAAGTGCGTTTATGTGAATTCGTGATTCCAGGTTTCGCTTTCCCAGAAAGAGAGACAGAAGTAGGGAATGAAGAACATTATTACCGTGCTGAAGTTTTTTTAAGAGATGGTAGAGAATCTTATGATGTCTATGGTTACAGCCGCCATAATATGATTACGGATATTCTGGATCACTTTGAACGTTATTTACACAAACTCCACCATTCATCTGAATTATTGCCTTGGGATATTGAGCAACACGAACAACAGTTGCAACCCAACCAAAACTTAGCAGATAAATCGAATATTTGA
- a CDS encoding ABC transporter permease, with translation MSLAKYKWFIAVGTVTLLLTLPIWVLVSYVFIPTNDNWSHLVETLLAEYVINSLWLMLGVSFGTLLLGVTTAWLISQYRFFGHSFLQWALLLPIAIPAYIIAYTYTGLLEFEGPIQSYLRTIFATATVNNWFPEIRSLGGAMLMFSLVLYPYIYLLSRSAFSNHSHHALEAAKTLGAGPIRRFFSIAIPMARPAIIAGLTLALMETLADFGAVQHFGVSTFTTGIYRTWTGFGDTTTTAQLALVLLTFVLVLITLEIWSRKQAQFYSSDSIKSVHIKQKLTGWQAFGAFAWCFMPLLLGFLLPSSQLFYWAMTTAETQFDSSFIQLIWNSFYLAFIAAIVALLIALFLAYAKRLNQNKHIEISVRIASLGYAIPGTVIAIAVMIPLAWIDNTLDHFMTSQFGISTGLVLSGTLFALVFAYSFRFLSVSLQTIDSGLNQVKPTIDESARTLGASHWQVMKSIHFPIIQSSLVIAFLLVFVEVLKELPTTLILRPFNFNTLSVRAYEMAADERLADAGLPALLIVLTGIIPVIILSKLIGKPDAKA, from the coding sequence GTGTCACTTGCAAAATATAAATGGTTTATTGCTGTTGGTACTGTAACCCTATTATTGACCTTACCTATTTGGGTATTAGTCAGCTATGTCTTTATACCCACTAACGACAACTGGTCACACCTAGTTGAAACTCTGCTCGCCGAATATGTTATCAATTCGTTATGGCTAATGCTTGGTGTCTCTTTTGGCACTCTATTGCTTGGTGTGACTACCGCATGGCTAATCAGCCAATATCGATTTTTTGGTCATTCTTTTTTGCAATGGGCATTATTACTGCCTATTGCCATACCTGCTTATATCATTGCTTATACTTATACTGGGTTACTAGAGTTTGAAGGTCCAATACAAAGTTATTTACGTACTATCTTTGCCACAGCAACAGTCAACAATTGGTTTCCAGAGATTCGTTCATTGGGTGGTGCAATGCTCATGTTCTCTTTAGTACTCTATCCCTATATTTACTTGCTGAGTCGTTCAGCGTTTTCTAACCATAGTCACCACGCTTTAGAAGCCGCAAAAACTCTGGGAGCAGGACCAATTCGCCGATTTTTCAGTATTGCTATACCTATGGCCAGGCCTGCTATTATTGCAGGATTAACGCTGGCTTTAATGGAAACCCTTGCTGACTTTGGTGCCGTACAACACTTTGGAGTCTCTACTTTTACAACAGGCATATACCGTACCTGGACAGGCTTTGGAGATACCACCACCACAGCCCAACTAGCCTTAGTACTTTTAACATTTGTTTTAGTGCTTATCACCCTTGAAATTTGGTCACGCAAACAAGCTCAATTTTACTCAAGTGACAGCATAAAAAGCGTGCACATCAAACAAAAACTAACGGGTTGGCAAGCCTTTGGCGCGTTTGCATGGTGTTTTATGCCGTTACTACTTGGGTTTTTACTGCCCTCTTCACAACTATTCTATTGGGCTATGACTACCGCAGAAACACAGTTTGATTCTAGCTTTATCCAACTGATATGGAACAGTTTTTACCTAGCCTTTATCGCTGCCATCGTAGCCTTATTGATTGCTCTATTCTTGGCTTATGCCAAACGCTTGAACCAAAATAAACACATTGAAATATCAGTCAGAATCGCCAGTTTAGGCTATGCCATTCCTGGGACCGTTATCGCCATTGCCGTAATGATTCCCTTAGCCTGGATAGACAATACTCTGGATCATTTTATGACAAGTCAATTTGGTATTTCTACAGGCCTGGTACTTTCAGGAACCCTGTTTGCCCTGGTTTTTGCCTACAGTTTTCGGTTTTTATCCGTCTCATTACAAACCATTGATAGTGGTCTAAACCAAGTTAAACCGACTATTGATGAATCGGCTCGCACATTGGGTGCTTCACATTGGCAAGTGATGAAAAGCATCCACTTTCCAATCATTCAAAGCAGTCTAGTAATCGCCTTTTTACTCGTGTTTGTTGAAGTCTTAAAAGAACTACCTACCACCCTGATATTAAGACCGTTTAACTTTAATACCCTCTCGGTTAGAGCTTACGAAATGGCTGCTGACGAACGTCTAGCCGATGCAGGTCTGCCCGCTTTATTAATTGTATTGACTGGAATTATTCCCGTTATAATCTTGAGCAAACTGATTGGAAAACCTGATGCCAAAGCTTAA
- a CDS encoding SPOR domain-containing protein — MAQTISELEKERAELLKAIESQAQQMSSSRPLGEKDQKEHTLNDWLHAAEEVMPSTPKRPTQQSSAPQSTKKTKGNKASFFGVVIMLSLLLTILGVVYIAYTSIHNELQKVLAVKEDSMKEVKMLKETVSELQKSVASGGQGELFTQLQKRVEALEAEVTTLKAQQLTLDSKVVQQATSNTTATALPQKLPSNVVTTEVLESKLKEYTQGIDQKLETILKYLNLSENDKTEPAAKVSVYSKPEDDVEEPTVSEPTEPKVKPLDQPVVRLVQKTKKPTTPEPKAPLENYTSDVKWLMEEPAFNYTLQLASMAERDSIEKMIEQKGLQGAKIIPLERKGEPYYVLLTGSYASRSEADKAAGTYKANFGISPWVRKIKDLSRKLK; from the coding sequence ATGGCCCAAACCATCTCAGAATTAGAAAAAGAACGCGCTGAATTGCTTAAAGCAATTGAGAGTCAAGCCCAACAAATGTCCTCATCCCGGCCTTTAGGAGAGAAGGATCAAAAAGAACATACTTTAAACGACTGGTTACATGCCGCTGAGGAAGTTATGCCAAGTACCCCCAAGAGACCCACACAACAAAGTTCCGCGCCACAATCCACTAAAAAAACAAAAGGGAATAAAGCTTCATTTTTTGGTGTTGTCATTATGCTGTCATTGCTCCTAACCATTTTAGGCGTTGTTTATATTGCTTACACCAGCATCCATAATGAGCTTCAAAAAGTATTAGCGGTAAAAGAAGACTCGATGAAAGAAGTCAAAATGCTGAAGGAAACGGTATCGGAACTTCAGAAATCAGTTGCTTCAGGTGGACAAGGAGAGTTATTCACTCAATTACAAAAACGTGTTGAAGCATTGGAAGCTGAAGTCACCACGCTTAAGGCTCAACAGTTGACCTTAGACAGCAAAGTAGTGCAGCAAGCGACTTCTAACACCACAGCAACCGCTTTACCGCAAAAACTACCTTCCAATGTCGTGACCACCGAAGTCTTAGAATCAAAATTGAAAGAATATACTCAAGGCATTGATCAAAAACTAGAAACCATTTTGAAATATTTAAACTTATCTGAAAACGATAAAACGGAACCTGCTGCCAAAGTATCGGTTTACAGCAAGCCTGAAGACGATGTAGAAGAACCAACTGTCTCAGAACCAACAGAGCCTAAGGTTAAGCCTTTAGATCAACCGGTTGTCCGTTTAGTGCAAAAAACCAAAAAACCAACCACGCCAGAACCTAAAGCACCGCTTGAGAATTACACCTCTGACGTAAAATGGTTAATGGAAGAACCAGCCTTTAATTACACGCTTCAACTTGCCAGCATGGCCGAACGCGATTCGATTGAAAAGATGATCGAACAAAAAGGGTTGCAAGGCGCCAAGATTATTCCATTGGAGCGTAAAGGGGAGCCTTATTATGTTCTGCTCACGGGAAGTTATGCGTCGCGTTCAGAAGCGGATAAAGCTGCGGGAACCTATAAAGCGAATTTTGGGATTTCGCCTTGGGTTCGAAAAATCAAAGACTTAAGTCGTAAATTAAAGTAA
- the tgt gene encoding tRNA guanosine(34) transglycosylase Tgt, which produces MKFELDKQDGRARRGRLIFERGVVETPAFMPVGTYGSVKGMMPEEVADTGAQIILGNTFHLAIRPGTDIIEQHGDLHDFMNWKGPILTDSGGFQVFSLGKMRKITEEGVHFRNPVNGSKIFMGPEESMDVQRKLGSDIVMIFDECTPYPATHEVAADSMRLSLRWAERSKQAHGDNPSALFGIVQGGMYEDLRQESIKGLTDIGFDGYAIGGLSVGEPKEEMMGTLDFTEPHMPKDKPRYMMGVGKPEDIVEAVRRGIDMFDCVIPTRNARNGFLFTHNGVVKIRNAVNKTSLEPLDAKCDCYTCQNYTRSYLHHLDKCGEIQGARLNTIHNLHYYQLLMKGLREAIASETLDTFVSEFYQARGEEVPAL; this is translated from the coding sequence ATGAAATTTGAGCTAGACAAACAAGACGGGCGTGCTAGAAGAGGGCGTTTGATTTTTGAAAGAGGCGTGGTTGAAACACCTGCCTTTATGCCGGTCGGCACTTATGGTTCCGTGAAAGGGATGATGCCGGAAGAAGTCGCGGACACCGGTGCGCAGATTATTCTGGGCAATACGTTTCATTTGGCAATCCGTCCGGGCACCGACATTATCGAACAACATGGTGATTTGCATGACTTCATGAACTGGAAAGGCCCGATCTTAACGGATTCAGGTGGGTTTCAAGTGTTCAGCTTAGGCAAGATGCGCAAAATCACCGAAGAAGGGGTGCATTTCCGCAACCCCGTCAATGGCTCTAAAATCTTCATGGGACCAGAGGAGTCTATGGACGTCCAGCGCAAGCTGGGGTCGGACATTGTGATGATTTTTGACGAATGCACGCCTTATCCGGCCACACATGAAGTGGCGGCCGATTCCATGCGATTGTCTTTGCGTTGGGCAGAAAGATCCAAACAAGCGCATGGTGATAACCCTTCCGCCTTGTTTGGTATCGTGCAGGGCGGTATGTATGAAGACCTTCGTCAGGAATCAATCAAGGGCCTAACCGATATTGGATTCGATGGGTATGCCATCGGTGGACTTTCTGTGGGTGAGCCTAAAGAAGAAATGATGGGCACGTTGGATTTTACCGAACCGCATATGCCGAAAGACAAACCTCGTTATATGATGGGGGTAGGAAAGCCAGAAGACATTGTTGAAGCGGTTCGCCGTGGCATTGATATGTTTGACTGTGTGATTCCGACGCGTAATGCACGAAATGGCTTTTTGTTTACGCACAACGGCGTCGTTAAGATTCGTAATGCAGTCAACAAAACCAGTTTGGAACCGTTGGATGCAAAATGTGACTGTTATACTTGCCAAAACTACACGCGCTCCTATCTTCACCATTTGGATAAGTGCGGCGAAATCCAAGGCGCGCGTTTGAACACCATTCATAACTTACATTATTATCAGTTATTAATGAAAGGGTTACGTGAGGCAATTGCCTCTGAAACCTTGGATACGTTTGTCAGCGAGTTTTACCAAGCCAGGGGCGAAGAAGTTCCTGCTTTATAA
- a CDS encoding Fe(3+) ABC transporter substrate-binding protein produces MLKNALLFCISISFVIPVNIAQADEVNIYSARKEQLIKPLLDTFTKTTGIETNLVTGKADALLKRLEIEGVNSPADVLITTDAGRLYRAKAAGVIQPAINQGLQDQVSKNLQDPEHYWLALTTRARVMVYAKERVSPNELSSYEALTDSKWNNRICVRSSNNIYNQSLVASMIVHKGEKATEEWATAFVKNFARRPKGGDRDQVMAVAAGQCDIAIVNTYYLGQMVNSKDEKQKQAASQVAVFWPNQQGRGTHVNISGIAITKAAKNKENALKLIEFLLSPEAQEWYAKTNNEYPVIADAKPSELLQSWGSFKSDALNLNELGIHNTQAVRIMDRAGWR; encoded by the coding sequence ATGTTAAAAAACGCGTTACTTTTTTGCATATCTATAAGTTTTGTTATACCCGTAAACATCGCTCAAGCAGATGAGGTCAACATTTATTCAGCTCGTAAAGAGCAGTTGATTAAACCATTGTTAGACACTTTTACAAAAACAACAGGTATTGAAACTAACCTAGTAACCGGTAAAGCAGACGCTCTATTAAAACGCCTTGAAATCGAAGGCGTTAACTCTCCTGCAGACGTATTAATTACGACTGACGCAGGGCGTTTATATCGTGCTAAAGCGGCGGGGGTTATTCAACCAGCCATTAACCAAGGTTTACAAGATCAGGTTTCTAAAAACCTTCAAGACCCTGAACACTATTGGTTAGCCTTAACCACCCGTGCACGAGTCATGGTTTATGCAAAAGAACGAGTATCGCCTAATGAATTATCTAGCTATGAAGCTCTTACAGATTCAAAATGGAACAATCGCATCTGTGTACGCTCTTCTAATAATATTTATAATCAATCACTGGTTGCCTCAATGATTGTTCATAAAGGCGAAAAAGCGACAGAAGAATGGGCCACAGCATTTGTAAAAAACTTTGCTCGCCGCCCTAAAGGCGGGGATCGTGATCAGGTGATGGCTGTTGCCGCTGGACAGTGTGATATTGCCATTGTTAACACTTACTATTTAGGACAAATGGTTAACAGCAAGGATGAAAAGCAAAAACAAGCCGCTTCTCAAGTAGCGGTGTTTTGGCCTAACCAACAAGGCCGTGGTACACACGTTAACATAAGTGGTATAGCGATCACTAAAGCCGCCAAAAACAAAGAAAATGCCCTTAAACTCATTGAGTTTTTATTATCGCCAGAGGCTCAAGAATGGTATGCTAAAACCAATAATGAATACCCTGTGATTGCTGATGCTAAACCTAGTGAATTACTACAAAGTTGGGGGAGTTTTAAATCTGATGCCCTCAATTTAAATGAACTAGGCATCCACAATACGCAGGCTGTGCGAATTATGGATCGTGCCGGTTGGCGTTAA
- the queA gene encoding tRNA preQ1(34) S-adenosylmethionine ribosyltransferase-isomerase QueA, whose protein sequence is MRRQDFNFELPEALIAQQPAKERTQSRLLVMNGDGSVSDCHFPDILSYVNENDCLIFNNTKVIPARLFGQKLTGGKVELLIERVLDEHRVLTHIRSSNAPKSGAQLRIADAFEAEVLGRDGALFELRLSKDDAPELTALELIEAYGHMPLPPYIEREDQLEDKERYQTVYSEKPGAVAAPTAGLHFDNDLLDKIKAKGAATGFVTLHVGAGTFKPVQVDDISEHVMHSEVIEVLPETVELIKQTRQKGGRVIAVGTTSIRCLESAATFSETGELAPYQGETDIFITPGYDFKVVDVLLTNFHLPESTLIMLVSALAGYERTMQAYAHAVEQKYRFFSYGDAMLVHPPTSES, encoded by the coding sequence ATGCGACGACAAGATTTTAACTTTGAACTACCCGAAGCCTTGATTGCCCAACAACCTGCCAAGGAAAGAACGCAAAGCCGACTGTTGGTAATGAATGGAGACGGTAGTGTGTCCGATTGTCATTTTCCAGACATTCTGTCTTATGTGAATGAAAATGATTGTTTGATCTTTAATAATACTAAAGTGATTCCAGCGCGCTTGTTTGGTCAAAAACTTACCGGTGGGAAAGTTGAATTGTTAATTGAACGTGTCTTGGATGAGCATCGTGTTTTGACGCATATTCGTTCAAGCAACGCGCCTAAATCAGGTGCTCAATTACGCATCGCAGATGCTTTTGAAGCCGAAGTTTTAGGCCGGGATGGCGCCTTGTTTGAGTTACGGTTGAGTAAGGATGATGCGCCTGAGCTGACGGCTTTGGAGTTGATAGAAGCATATGGCCACATGCCATTGCCTCCTTATATCGAACGCGAAGACCAGCTAGAAGATAAAGAACGTTATCAAACGGTCTATTCAGAAAAACCCGGCGCAGTTGCCGCCCCGACCGCGGGATTACATTTTGATAATGACTTGCTGGACAAAATTAAAGCAAAAGGTGCGGCGACGGGGTTTGTCACTTTGCATGTCGGTGCGGGCACATTCAAACCGGTTCAAGTGGATGATATTTCAGAGCATGTCATGCATTCCGAAGTGATTGAAGTGTTGCCTGAAACCGTCGAGTTGATAAAGCAAACCCGTCAAAAAGGGGGGCGAGTGATTGCTGTGGGCACCACTTCGATTCGCTGTTTGGAAAGTGCCGCCACCTTTTCTGAAACAGGTGAGCTTGCACCTTATCAAGGGGAAACTGACATTTTCATTACCCCCGGTTATGACTTTAAGGTGGTGGATGTTCTATTGACGAATTTCCATTTACCCGAATCCACCCTGATTATGTTGGTATCTGCGTTAGCAGGATATGAGCGTACCATGCAAGCCTATGCGCATGCGGTGGAACAAAAATACCGCTTCTTTAGTTACGGGGATGCCATGCTAGTGCATCCACCGACTTCCGAATCTTAA
- a CDS encoding ABC transporter ATP-binding protein, giving the protein MPKLNIDAITTVHQHTRILEQLSLTLNDGEIGCLLGPSGCGKTTLLRCIAGLKNIQSGTIQLGERTLSGAGVNLATEQRNIGVVFQDYALFPHMTIEQNIRFGIKHLTNKEQKNRLKSLLDLVGLSHTEKRYPHELSGGQQQRIALARALAPKPAALLLDEPFSGLDVELRESLAREVRSILKAEGITALMVTHNQNEAFAIADSVGVMQAGKLLQWDTPYRLYHEPKHPFIADFIGQGTLISGQVCDCKSVHTELGLLKTTLPFGVTTGEQVSVLVRPDDILHDDESSWKLEVTNRAFRGSHFLFTLKLPNNESVLCMSQSHHNHPVGSKIGIKLEMDHAIVFIKNT; this is encoded by the coding sequence ATGCCAAAGCTTAACATCGATGCCATTACTACCGTGCATCAACACACTCGCATTCTTGAACAACTATCACTCACACTGAACGATGGAGAGATTGGCTGTCTGCTCGGCCCTAGTGGTTGCGGGAAAACCACGCTTTTACGATGCATCGCAGGATTAAAAAACATACAGTCAGGCACTATTCAACTTGGCGAACGCACTCTTTCTGGAGCGGGAGTTAACCTTGCCACAGAGCAAAGAAATATTGGCGTTGTCTTTCAAGATTACGCCCTATTTCCACACATGACTATCGAGCAAAATATCCGCTTTGGGATCAAACACCTCACCAATAAAGAACAAAAAAATCGGCTCAAATCTCTACTCGACCTCGTTGGATTAAGTCATACTGAAAAACGCTATCCACACGAACTCTCAGGAGGACAACAACAACGAATCGCCCTAGCAAGAGCTCTTGCCCCCAAACCAGCTGCCCTATTGCTCGACGAGCCATTTTCAGGGCTTGATGTAGAACTGCGCGAATCACTTGCTCGAGAAGTAAGAAGCATCCTAAAAGCCGAAGGCATTACCGCATTAATGGTTACCCACAACCAAAACGAAGCTTTTGCCATTGCTGATTCAGTTGGGGTCATGCAAGCTGGCAAGCTACTTCAATGGGACACACCTTACCGCCTCTATCACGAGCCCAAGCACCCATTTATTGCCGACTTTATTGGCCAAGGCACCCTAATAAGTGGTCAAGTCTGCGACTGTAAATCGGTACACACCGAACTCGGCCTACTCAAAACCACCCTACCATTTGGTGTAACAACCGGTGAACAGGTCTCCGTACTGGTTAGGCCTGACGATATTCTGCATGATGATGAAAGCAGCTGGAAACTTGAAGTTACCAATCGAGCCTTTAGAGGATCACACTTTCTCTTTACCTTAAAGCTACCCAATAATGAATCTGTTTTGTGTATGAGTCAATCCCACCACAATCACCCAGTTGGCTCCAAAATAGGTATAAAACTTGAAATGGATCACGCAATTGTTTTTATAAAAAACACTTAA
- a CDS encoding DUF3087 domain-containing protein: MFQIEEIDPKYYRKQTRNATLKIMAMFLVIGMITATTFVEYLGAYSSNLIVLNLLGAFVGLVITGFIVKFFFKDKPWMYEAMYAWRLKRNLMQISNLIDTVKAEAKQNNENALKILRFYHLGLTQMHQLEDNNHALIDLKAEKEQLVQQMINLGYDIDQTSFDASQLEEFKKEHK; encoded by the coding sequence ATGTTTCAAATTGAAGAAATCGATCCAAAGTATTACCGCAAACAAACCCGCAATGCGACCTTAAAGATTATGGCTATGTTTCTTGTCATCGGCATGATTACTGCAACGACATTTGTTGAATACCTTGGTGCTTACAGCTCAAACCTTATCGTACTGAATTTACTAGGAGCTTTCGTGGGTCTGGTGATTACAGGGTTCATCGTGAAGTTCTTTTTTAAAGACAAACCCTGGATGTATGAAGCGATGTATGCCTGGCGCTTAAAAAGAAATCTAATGCAAATCAGTAACTTGATTGACACCGTCAAAGCAGAAGCTAAACAAAACAATGAAAATGCTTTAAAAATCTTACGTTTCTACCATCTCGGCTTAACGCAAATGCATCAATTAGAAGACAATAACCATGCGTTAATAGATTTAAAAGCCGAAAAAGAACAATTAGTGCAACAAATGATTAACCTAGGTTACGATATTGATCAGACCTCTTTTGATGCCAGTCAGCTGGAAGAATTTAAAAAAGAACACAAATAA
- a CDS encoding YchJ family protein, which produces MIKCPCGSKKTYSDCCEPYHLERDYPQSAEQLMRSRYSAYVMKLQDYLIKTWAEATRPKEITFEENIEWLKLRIVKVKQGHAEDQKGMVFFKAFYSTEGEKGVMSEKSQFIRDDAGHWVYLSGDVS; this is translated from the coding sequence ATGATAAAATGTCCATGCGGTTCAAAAAAAACGTATAGCGATTGTTGCGAACCTTATCATTTGGAACGGGATTATCCACAAAGTGCTGAGCAATTGATGCGCTCCCGTTACAGTGCCTATGTAATGAAGTTGCAAGATTATTTAATCAAGACGTGGGCGGAAGCAACTCGGCCGAAAGAAATTACCTTTGAAGAAAATATCGAATGGCTTAAACTCCGTATTGTCAAAGTGAAACAAGGGCATGCGGAAGATCAAAAAGGCATGGTATTTTTTAAAGCCTTCTATTCAACTGAGGGAGAAAAAGGCGTGATGTCTGAAAAAAGTCAGTTTATCCGAGATGACGCAGGGCACTGGGTTTATCTATCCGGTGACGTCTCTTAG
- a CDS encoding SpoIIAA family protein: MKVSRRGFSLGIDRIGDLVFLSMKVQGKLTHDDYSHMTPMIDSALKGVKDPKVKALVDLTEMEGWELRAAWDDFKMGLSYGGEFEKIAIIGHKKWQDFIAKVGSWFISGKIKRFESEEEAISWLSEDTEE, from the coding sequence ATGAAAGTAAGTCGTAGAGGGTTTTCGTTAGGAATTGATCGTATCGGCGATTTGGTTTTTCTATCCATGAAAGTGCAAGGTAAGTTGACTCATGATGATTATAGTCACATGACACCGATGATAGATTCGGCGTTAAAAGGTGTTAAAGACCCGAAAGTTAAAGCACTGGTCGATTTAACTGAAATGGAAGGCTGGGAATTACGTGCTGCATGGGATGATTTCAAAATGGGATTGAGCTATGGTGGGGAGTTTGAAAAAATAGCCATCATCGGCCATAAAAAATGGCAAGACTTCATTGCGAAAGTGGGTAGCTGGTTTATCTCGGGAAAAATTAAACGTTTTGAGTCTGAAGAAGAAGCTATTAGTTGGCTTTCAGAAGATACGGAAGAGTGA